Proteins encoded by one window of Chaetodon trifascialis isolate fChaTrf1 chromosome 15, fChaTrf1.hap1, whole genome shotgun sequence:
- the LOC139343050 gene encoding epithelial membrane protein 2-like, whose product MLILLAGIFALHIIGIILLLVATIDNAWWVTDTYSTDVWARWVLTNGVWNYTDLPTGAHYPENYLQAVQASSILACIFSILGIFVFVAQLFTLTKGQRFTISGIFQLLACLCIMIAASIYTDRFHLEEKFGSYGHCYILAWISFALTFISSITYFVLRKKTA is encoded by the exons ATGCTGATTCTCCTCGCTGGCATCTTTGCCCTTCACATCATAGGCATTATCCTCCTCCTGGTGGCCACCATTGACAAT GCCTGGTGGGTGACTGACACCTATTCCACTGATGTGTGGGCTCGGTGGGTTTTGACCAATGGCGTGTGGAACTACACTGATCTTCCAACAGGCGCACATTACCCAGAGA ATTACCTCCAGGCAGTGCAGGCCAGCTCAATACTGGCTTGTATATTCTCCATCCTGGgcatctttgtgtttgtggctcAGCTCTTCACCCTGACCAAAGGACAGAGGTTCACCATCTCCGGCATCTTTCAGCTCCTCGCCT GTCTGTGCATCATGATCGCAGCCTCCATCTACACAGACCGCTTCCACCTCGAGGAGAAATTCGGTTCGTACGGCCACTGCTACATCCTGGCGTGGATCTCCTTCGCGCTCACGttcatctcctccatcacttACTTTGTGCTACGCAAGAAGACTGCGTGA
- the LOC139343041 gene encoding germ cell-specific gene 1-like protein, translating to MMAFLQQMRSPRLSFIQTVVSLFLGGVALMSSYWCVGRQKVPKPLCSPTKHSNCIPVPGVSNSSSIQFSWETGDDRFVFPSFHTGLFITCEENIYTDAWEEKCRGFYTLTPGSEKAMMWLSLSMELMYIGLLLISCTLLSVQLCIRAWFPATQRWGQLLNAFAAVFTVLGGLLGMVGHMMFMQVFQTTVSMGPEDFKPHSYGYSWAFYVAWFAFTVCMSAGVSTLNNYTKKVLMVGPRRTSGLNPCSFNFVGLLPPYYTPANPALTLPCPPSPPRISHLSPYYEAPSAKLPASTPRLTHSHSLPLPHSDSFPPPPCHPAPASPFHRLSLPSPSPSPIRSVHMTLPGHQEGRYEPEEDYSPL from the exons ATGATGGCGTTCCTGCAGCAGATGCGTTCCCCTCGCCTCTCCTTTATCCAGACGGTGGTGTCTCTCTTCCTGGGTGGCGTGGCCCTCATGTCCTCCTACTGGTGCGTGGGGAGACAGAAGGTGCCCAAGCCACTTTGTTCGCCCACCAAGCACAGCAACTGCATCCCCGTTCCGGGCGTCTCCAACTCCTCCAGCATCCAGTTCTCCTGGGAGACGGGGGACGACCGCTTTGTCTTCCCCAGCTTCCACACCGGCCTGTTCATCACCTGTGAGGAGAACATCTACACAGACGCATggg AGGAGAAGTGTCGAGGGTTTTATACTTTGACTCCAGGGTCTGAAAAAG CAATGATGTGGCTGTCACTGTCGATGGAGCTCATGTACATCGGCCTGCTGTTAATCAGCTGCacgctgctgtctgtgcagctgtgtatCAGGGCCTGGTTCCCTGCCACACAGCGCTGGGGCCAGCTGCTCAACGCTTTTGCTGCTGTCTTCACTGTCCTGGGAG GTCTGCTTGGGATGGTGGGTCACATGATGTTCATGCAGGTGTTTCAGACCACAGTCTCAATGGGACCAGAAGACTTCAAGCCTCACAGCTATGGCTACTCCTGGGCGTTCTA tGTGGCCTGGTTTGCCTTCACTGTCTGCATGTCAGCCGGTGTCTCCACTCTGAACAACTACACCAAGAAGGTGCTGATGGTGGGACCCAGGCGGACCTCGGGCCTCAACCCCTGCAGCTTTAACTTCGTGGGGCTCCTGCCACCTTATTACACCCCTGCAAACCCAGCCCTCACCCTGCCCTGTCCCCCGTCTCCCCCCCGGATCTCCCACTTGTCTCCCTATTACGAGGCCCCGTCAGCAAAGTTGCCGGCCTCCACCCCGAGGCTCACACACTCCCACTCCCTGCCTCTGCCCCACTCTgactccttccctcctcccccctgccaCCCTGCTCCTGCCTCCCCGTTCCACcgcctctccctcccctctccctctccgtcaCCCATCAGGTCTGTCCACATGACCCTGCCAGGACACCAGGAGGGCCGTTATGAGCCTGAGGAGGACTACAGCCCACTTTGA